A genomic window from Triticum urartu cultivar G1812 chromosome 7, Tu2.1, whole genome shotgun sequence includes:
- the LOC125523343 gene encoding nucleotide pyrophosphatase/phosphodiesterase-like, whose product MAHVLLAAALAMVAAAATGSASPAEGIQPLSKIAMNKATVNLHGSAYVRATPALLGDQEEDTVWVTVKYGWENPSADDWIAVFSPADFISGSCPNPSRYPGEPLLCTAPIKYQYANYSANYLYGGKGAIRFQLINQRSDFSFALFTGGLENPALVTVSKQVAFKNPKAPVFPRLAQGKTHDEMAVTWTSGYDIGEAYPFVEWGVVASGGNPTRTPAGTLTFTRGSMCGEPARTVGWRDPGFIHTAFMRGLWPNKEYLYKIGHELSDGTVVWGRSYTFRAPPTPGQNSLQRIIVFGDMGKAERDGSNEFANYQPGSLNTTDKLVEDLDNYDIVFHIGDLPYANGYLSQWDQFTAQVAPISANKPYMVASGNHERDWPNTGGFFDVKDSGGECGVPAETMYYYPAENRANFWYKVDYGMFRFCVADSEHDWREGTPQYKFIEECLSTVDRKHQPWLIFAAHRVLGYSSNSWYADQGSFEEPEGRESLQKLWQRHRVDIAFFGHVHNYERTCPLYQSQCVTSERSNYSGTMNGTIFVVAGGGGSHLSGYTSATPKWSVFRDKDYGFTKLTAFNHSSLLFEYKKSSDGKVYDSFTIHRDYRDVLGCVHDSCFPTTLAT is encoded by the exons ATGGCGCATGTCCTCCTGGCGGCGGCGTTGGCCATGGTGGCCGCCGCGGCGACGGGGAGCGCGTCGCCGGCCGAGGGGATCCAGCCGCTGTCCAAGATCGCCATGAACAAGGCCACCGTTAACCTGCACGGCTCCGCGTACGTGCGGGCCACGCCGGCGCTGCTCGGCGACCAG GAAGAAGACACCGTATGGGTCACGGTGAAATACGGCtgggaaaacccctccgccgatGACTGGATCGCCGTCTTCTCCCCCGCCGATTTCAT CTCGGGGTCGTGCCCTAACCCATCGAGGTACCCCGGCGAGCCGCTGCTCTGCACGGCGCCCATCAAG TATCAGTACGCCAACTACTCGGCCAACTACCTCTACGGGGGCAAGGGCGCCATCCGGTTCCAGCTCATCAACCAGCGCTCCGACTTCTCTTTCGCCCTCTTCACCGGCGGCCTCGAAAAC CCGGCGCTGGTGACGGTGTCGAAGCAGGTGGCGTTCAAGAACCCCAAGGCGCCGGTGTTCCCGCGCCTGGCGCAGGGCAAGACCCACGACGAGATGGCCGTGACGTGGACCAGCGGCTACGACATCGGCGAGGCCTACCCGTTCGTGGAGTGGGGCGTGGTCGCCTCCGGCGGCAACCCCACGCGCACGCCCGCCGGGACGCTCACCTTCACCCGCGGCAGCATGTGCG GCGAGCCGGCGCGGACGGTTGGGTGGAGAGATCCCGGGTTCATCCACACGGCGTTCATGAGGGGACTGTGGCCCAACAAAGA GTACTTGTACAAGATTGGGCATGAGCTCTCTGACGGAACGGTGGTGTGGGGCAGGTCCTACACTTTCCGGGCGCCGCCGACCCCCGGGCAGAACTCGCTGCAGCGCATCATCGTCTTCGGTGACATGGGAAAG GCGGAGAGGGACGGGTCAAATGAGTTTGCCAACTACCAGCCAGGGTCGCTTAACACAACGGACAAGCTTGTTGAAGATTTGGACAACTATGACATCGTCTTCCACATCGGCGACCTGCCCTACGCCAACGGGTACCTCTCCCAGTGGGACCAGTTCACCGCACAGGTCGCCCCCATCAGCGCCAACAAGCCCTACATGGTTGCAAG TGGCAACCACGAGAGAGACTGGCCCAACACCGGCGGATTCTTCGACGTCAAGGACTCCGGTGGCGAGTGCGGCGTGCCGGCCGAGACCATGTACTACTACCCGGCCGAAAACAGAGCAAATTTCTG GTACAAGGTGGACTACGGGATGTTCCGGTTCTGCGTGGCGGACTCGGAGCACGACTGGCGGGAGGGGACTCCGCAGTACAAGTTCATCGAGGAGTGCCTCTCCACGGTGGACCGGAAGCACCAGCCGTGGCTCATCTTCGCGGCGCACCGGGTGCTGGGTTACTCCTCCAACTCGTGGTACGCCGACCAGGGCTCGTTCGAGGAGCCCGAGGGCCGGGAGAGCCTGCAGAAGCTGTGGCAGCGGCACCGCGTCGACATTGCCTTCTTCGGCCACGTCCACAACTACGAGCGTACTTGCCCGCTCTATCAGAGCCAGTGCGTCACCAGCGAGCGGAGCAACTACTCGGGCACCATGAACGGGACCATCTTTGTcgtggcaggcggcggcggcagccaCCTCTCGGGCTACACCAGCGCGACCCCCAAGTGGAGTGTGTTCAGGGATAAAGACTACGGGTTCACCAAGCTCACTGCCTTCAACCACTCGTCGCTTTTGTTCGAGTACAAGAAGAGCAGCGACGGCAAGGTGTATGACTCCTTCACCATCCATAGGGACTACCGCGACGTGCTCGGATGCGTGCATGACAGTTGCTTCCCCACCACACTTGCTACCTAA